DNA from Prunus persica cultivar Lovell chromosome G6, Prunus_persica_NCBIv2, whole genome shotgun sequence:
ATATCAATATTCTCATCAGCCCCTTAGCAATACTGGTGGCTTCACCGCTGcgacaccaccaccacaacaacATGGCTACGACCAACAAGACTGCCATGGATTTTAATTGAAGTGATGTGATATGGATAAGGACCCGCATGTGGGTTAATTAGattgaaaaatcttttaaatggaataaaattgaaggaaaatttGGCCTCTATTATCAACACCCACCAACCTTGACACAATATTAAAGGTGGAGTtgcaaatttgatttttcttatttttttttaccttttcaAAGGATTGGGATGGGTAGATATGTGGTCGCTGAATTTGTTGAGGTCAAGATGGAAAGAATATGGAGagttaaaagaaacaaaattattttctttttagaatttgttttctttttagggttttagaaaTCATTTTACAAAGggataaatttgtctttaaaatttttaagatAAGATGGGTGAGAAAATAAGATAGGTGAGTGGAAATAGCAACACTCTATTGTATATTTGCTTATGTAGGCTTCAAAGAATTAGCACTTCGACGTTGCAAACCACCTGAAAACATAACATGGGTCCTCACTGATGTGAGAATGATGAATATGGAGCCTGTACATATGTCGAAGATAATTAACATGGTTCCGGATCAGGTGAAGAATTCAATCCGTCTAGGGTGTGGAAATGTGTGAAGGAAATCAACGAAATAAAcatgtttatttagtttttgaGGGACAAGATGAGGGGACTCAAGTTGCTTCCaaactttcatttttcttttcttattgaaCAAATTCCCTTTCCGTATGTTCCGGTTGAAGTGCTTTCTGTCACCTTTGGAAATTAATGTATGGTGCATCTGGCTATTATTGGGCTGGTGAATGAGAAACATGAACCTAACTTATATACAAACTCTTGCGTTAACAATTGACCCGTGGAAGCATAATCGCTTgaacaggaaaaagaaaatcaactaAACCGATAGCCTCATCCAAGATGATGAACGGTTTAGATTATTTCTAGGTTGTTTTGTGTACCTCATTAGGAAATTAGTCAAGTGCGAGTAATAATACAGTAAATATGGTAAACATTGCAACCTTATCATATCCGGATTTGGGACAATGAATGTAAATGTGTAATGTGAGAATCTGGCTCATATATTGTCAAGCACTTTCCCCTGTATTTGTCAATACCACCTTTCATACATGGTAACGACATGAAAGAAAGTTAGGTTAATTGTTAAAGCGATTATGCTCTCCTGATCCATATCAAACCTAGAACACTTTCTCCTTCACCATCCCATCCCTTGCTTTTGCTGCCTTTCAAACCTCTCTATGCTCTCCTGgacttcaaattcaaaatggtTTTATCCAGAATCATGTGAAAATTTCAGTCAACatatttgttaattaattacctCGTTATTTATGTTTGCATCGAGaaactcataaaaaaaattatttttttcagcataaattcttttcaataataaaaagttgGGTTAAATGGTCCAAAACTAAATCGTTACACTTTCCACGCTTATTAGAAGTGACTTAATTATGTGCCACATACACATGGACTGCATGCAAATTTATATATGACAACTGGAAAGAGCACCAATCTTTATTGGCTTTTGCAAAGATATCCCACTCAATTTTTCCTGTACTAACTTAGATCTGTGTTTGGGGGGTCAATAGGTCcagaaaaacacacaaaagctAGCAAAGATGGAGGATGGGGGAAATCCATCCATGTTGCCACCAAGTTACACTAAGATTAAGAAAGAACAGCCGGAAATGTTAAGTGAATTTGACCAGAAAATTGTCCAGCCCCAAGAGGCTAAGTTGAAGTTCCAAGATGAAAATGAATCTGGACTGCTGCAACAAAGTGACATAGAGACCAATGCAGCAAAATCAGAAATGTTGAGCGGAGATGGTAGAGCAATAAAGGCCATCCCTCTTCAAATGATACCAGCACCTACTCCGACTTTTTTTGATGGAAGACCTTTTGGACTGCCCGAAGGATGGATTGTGGAACAAAGGCCACGGACATCTCTCAAATACTTTGGCAAAATAGATCAGGTTAATTCCGTcacaaacttttttttggggggtttaATATAACTATCTTTTTTCAAATCTGAGGATCTGAAGAATtcaattgaaaatatattagctaattatatataaaagtttTTTAATTAGATCTAATGCCTCCATTCTCAGATCTATtatgtaaattttttgaaaactagCAAGGGTTGTTGTAATCTGATGATTTTGTGTCTGTTAGTTTACTCGTGGAGTGTGGAATtagtctcttttttttcttgtctttgTGGCGTTGTCAAATTTTTGACTAATTATAGAAGTTCGTATATTAATACATTTAGTGCATCCACCTCAGATCTATAAATTTTAGGTTACTACatgtaatttaaaataaataaataaaaaactagcTAGGGTTATTGTGATCTGATTCTGTGTCTATCAGTTTAAATGCGGAACTGGGGGAATTTTTGTTCTCCTTGTGGTGACAGTACCATGTACCTATTATATACTTGCAATTCAATTTTGATGTGTACTGTTCTTCGCAGCTTATGAATTAATAAAGTATATAGGTATACATGATTCGTATACATGGCTTAATATTATATCTAGATCGGGATCATATTGAAGTGTTGTATACACTATTTAATTAGTATTGATATTGAAAGCACGTAACATATATGCCTCAAGTATGTGCATGTATAGCGTGCATTTCACGCACACAAGTACACGCATAGATATAGTTACAAAATTATACATGCCTCAACTTACCAAAATATCTGCACAGTAGAGTATACACACGAGAACATACTAATTAAGCTTGCACTTGGGAAGCCGCCGTTTTAGGTTGAAGGGATAATCAAATATGGGGAAGGCTCAGGAATTTTCTTGTACCGTATTCCATGCCTAGAGTATTAACATTCAAGCATATTATCATGAAATTCACAAAATCTGGTTGGAAGTACCTTTAAAAGCCAGCAGGGGAGCTTCCTCAAtccatttcatttatttttatcaccTTATGCCTTGAGTTTTCCTCGTCTCTTATGCATTTTTTGCCATC
Protein-coding regions in this window:
- the LOC109949571 gene encoding uncharacterized protein LOC109949571; the encoded protein is MEDGGNPSMLPPSYTKIKKEQPEMLSEFDQKIVQPQEAKLKFQDENESGLLQQSDIETNAAKSEMLSGDGRAIKAIPLQMIPAPTPTFFDGRPFGLPEGWIVEQRPRTSLKYFGKIDQFVHEVKTEKRFRSIKAAKKWIEEATQGGPAQEALPAGNGSEASQSAKPPRTTTKRRKATPGFDFANPPEKLI